From a region of the Balaenoptera ricei isolate mBalRic1 chromosome 11, mBalRic1.hap2, whole genome shotgun sequence genome:
- the LOC132374075 gene encoding small ribosomal subunit protein eS27-like: MPLARDFFHPSPEEKMKHKKKCLLQSPSSYFMDVKCPGCYKITTVFSHAQTVVLCVGCSTVLCQPTRGKARLTEGCSFRQKQH; encoded by the coding sequence ATGCCTCTTGCAAGGGATTTCTTTCATCCCTCTCCAGAAGAGAAGATGAAACACAAGAAGAAGTGCTTGCTGCAGAGCCCCAGTTCCTATTTCATGGATGTGAAATGCCCGGGATGCTATAAAATCACCACCGTCTTTAGCCATGCACAAACAGTAGTTTTGTGTGTTGGCTGCTCTACTGTCCTCTGCCAGCCTACAAGAGGAAAAGCAAGGCTTACAGAAGGTTGCTCCTTCAGACAGAAGCAGCACTAA
- the LOC132374074 gene encoding large ribosomal subunit protein eL31 gives MAPAKKGGEKKKGRSAINEVVTREYTINIHKRIHGVGFKKRAPRALKEIRKFAMKEMGTPDVRIDTRLNKAVWAKGIRNVPYRIRVRLSRKRNEDEDSPNKLYTLVTYVPVTTFKNLQTVNVDEN, from the coding sequence ATGGCTCCCGCAAAGAAGGGCGGCGAGAAGAAGAAGGGCCGGTCCGCCATCAACGAGGTGGTGACCAGAGAATACACCATCAACATTCACAAGCGCATCCATGGAGTGGGTTTCAAGAAGCGTGCCCCTCGGGCACTCAAAGAAATACGGAAATTTGCCATGAAGGAGATGGGAACTCCAGACGTACGCATTGACACCAGGCTCAACAAAGCTGTCTGGGCCAAAGGAATAAGGAATGTTCCATACCGTATCCGTGTGCGGTTGTCCAGAAAACGGAATGAAGACGAAGATTCACCAAACAAGCTCTATACGTTGGTTACCTATGTACCTGTCACCACTTTCAAAAACCTACAGACAGTTAACGTGGATGAGAACTAA